From a region of the Aeoliella mucimassa genome:
- a CDS encoding YheT family hydrolase, with protein sequence MSSSPHLTGNFKPYPLLAGGHRQTLAACYLAARPALATTVQHHIRLDDGDQLVLHDDCPPAWQPGDQTAMLVHGLCGSHQSRYVVRITNKLYERGVRVFRLDLRGSGAGELLARTFTHCGRSTDLEPPINRIAELAPGSPLSVAGFSLGGALTLSLATHSTKPTNWTRAIAVCPPVDLFAVEQLLNRSLNRQYDQFFARQMWDKVIARSKAVPGAPNVDHLPRPKRLRDFDESYTVPLGGYRNADDYYEQTSVARHLHRIEIPTLIIAAANDPIVPIEPLREAQLGSNTYLLSTGCGGHLGFVGRRGNDPDRYWLDWRVIEWILGDPAATEQADAKPATNWSFTFQRWRSKQQQDERAT encoded by the coding sequence ATGAGTAGTTCGCCACATCTGACCGGTAACTTCAAGCCATACCCACTGCTGGCAGGGGGGCATCGTCAGACATTAGCTGCTTGCTATCTGGCAGCCCGCCCCGCCCTGGCGACGACCGTGCAGCACCACATTCGGCTGGACGATGGCGACCAACTCGTCCTCCACGACGACTGCCCGCCCGCTTGGCAACCAGGCGACCAAACGGCCATGCTGGTGCACGGACTTTGCGGAAGTCACCAGAGCCGGTACGTGGTTCGCATTACGAACAAGCTCTACGAGCGCGGTGTCCGCGTGTTCCGACTCGACCTCCGCGGGAGCGGGGCAGGGGAGCTACTCGCTCGCACCTTTACCCACTGCGGACGTAGCACCGATCTCGAGCCGCCGATCAACCGCATTGCCGAGCTCGCGCCTGGCTCGCCGCTGTCAGTGGCAGGATTCTCGCTCGGTGGAGCGCTCACGTTGAGCCTGGCGACACACTCGACCAAGCCAACCAACTGGACACGAGCCATCGCAGTTTGCCCGCCGGTCGACTTGTTTGCGGTCGAGCAGTTGCTCAATCGTTCGCTCAATCGGCAGTACGATCAGTTTTTCGCCCGCCAGATGTGGGACAAGGTGATCGCCCGATCCAAAGCGGTGCCCGGCGCTCCGAACGTCGACCACCTGCCGCGCCCGAAGCGGCTGCGCGATTTCGACGAGAGCTACACGGTGCCGCTCGGCGGGTATCGCAACGCCGACGACTACTACGAACAAACAAGCGTTGCGCGTCACCTGCATCGCATCGAGATTCCCACGTTGATCATTGCGGCCGCGAACGATCCGATCGTTCCCATCGAGCCGCTTCGCGAAGCACAGCTGGGTAGCAATACCTACTTGCTTTCGACTGGTTGCGGCGGGCATTTGGGATTCGTCGGCCGCCGGGGCAACGATCCCGATCGATACTGGCTTGATTGGCGGGTCATCGAGTGGATACTCGGCGATCCCGCAGCTACCGAGCAGGCAGACGCCAAGCCGGCGACGAATTGGAGCTTTACTTTCCAGAGATGGCGCTCGAAACAACAACAGGACGAACGAGCGACGTGA
- a CDS encoding histidine phosphatase family protein — protein MSDACHIYLIRHGATAHNLLDPPRMQGRHIDEPLTELGQSQAAQAAVALQSKPLAAVYASPLRRAMETAQAIAGAHRLDPTALEGLAEADVGRWEDRAWVEIAQNDKEAYLGFRNDPVAQGYPDGEDLGTVYERVAEAIDQVASQHLGQVIAVVAHSVVNRVYLGGLLGVPFALRRKIPQDNCNYSLVKWTTKKQSVVTVNAVHHLES, from the coding sequence ATGTCGGACGCTTGCCATATTTACCTGATTCGTCACGGGGCGACTGCTCACAATTTGCTCGACCCACCTCGCATGCAGGGTCGTCATATCGACGAACCACTAACCGAACTCGGCCAGTCACAAGCCGCGCAGGCCGCCGTGGCGCTGCAGAGCAAACCGCTTGCGGCGGTCTATGCCAGCCCCCTGCGACGCGCCATGGAAACCGCCCAGGCGATCGCCGGCGCGCATCGACTCGACCCGACCGCCCTGGAAGGGCTGGCCGAAGCGGATGTCGGACGGTGGGAAGATCGGGCATGGGTGGAAATCGCACAAAACGATAAGGAAGCGTATTTAGGCTTTCGCAACGACCCGGTCGCCCAGGGCTATCCCGATGGGGAAGACCTTGGCACCGTTTACGAGCGTGTTGCAGAAGCGATCGACCAAGTTGCTTCGCAGCACCTAGGTCAGGTTATTGCAGTCGTCGCTCACAGCGTGGTGAATCGTGTTTACCTGGGTGGCCTGCTTGGGGTACCGTTTGCTTTGCGGCGGAAGATTCCCCAGGACAACTGCAATTACAGTCTTGTGAAGTGGACCACCAAGAAACAAAGCGTCGTCACGGTTAATGCGGTGCATCACCTGGAGAGCTAG
- the pdxA gene encoding 4-hydroxythreonine-4-phosphate dehydrogenase PdxA — protein sequence MSENRLPILALTMGDAAGVGPEVIAATWGNPEIQAICRPLVIGNPQILQRASQLRASDLTVRVVDSPADLARLPAERGVMDCLPVGSDDVLDVPAGVNDARTGQAAFEAITRATEMALAREIDGVVTAPISKAALHAAGHDYPGHTELLAELCGVEEFAMMLYLPPGVANKSPAGLGVAHVTLHTSMRTALDMLSIEAVVEKCQLADDMMRKLGQPAPRIGVAALNPHAGEGGLFGDEEQTIIAPAVAQANAMGLKATGPLPADTLMIAARDGAFDGVVAMYHDQGHIALKLLAMHAAVNVTLGLPIVRTSVAHGTAFDRAWQGTAETTGMIAAIQTAAKLALQLP from the coding sequence ATGTCTGAGAATCGTCTGCCGATACTGGCCCTTACCATGGGCGACGCCGCTGGCGTGGGCCCCGAAGTGATTGCTGCTACTTGGGGAAACCCTGAAATTCAAGCGATTTGCCGCCCTTTGGTGATCGGAAATCCTCAAATACTCCAACGGGCTAGCCAGCTTCGGGCATCCGATCTTACGGTCCGCGTGGTCGACTCGCCTGCCGATTTGGCCCGGTTGCCGGCCGAACGGGGGGTAATGGACTGCTTGCCGGTCGGTAGCGACGACGTGCTCGACGTACCGGCCGGGGTGAACGATGCCCGCACCGGTCAGGCGGCGTTCGAGGCCATTACGCGGGCAACCGAAATGGCACTCGCCCGCGAAATCGATGGAGTGGTGACCGCACCGATCAGCAAGGCGGCCCTGCACGCAGCTGGACACGACTACCCGGGGCATACCGAACTGCTGGCCGAACTGTGCGGGGTCGAAGAGTTTGCGATGATGCTCTATCTCCCCCCCGGCGTGGCCAACAAGTCGCCCGCGGGCTTGGGAGTCGCTCACGTGACGTTGCACACGTCGATGCGAACCGCGCTCGACATGCTCAGCATCGAAGCGGTCGTCGAGAAGTGCCAACTGGCCGACGACATGATGCGGAAACTGGGACAACCAGCCCCACGTATCGGAGTCGCTGCCCTCAACCCACACGCGGGCGAAGGAGGACTGTTCGGCGACGAGGAGCAAACCATCATCGCCCCCGCGGTCGCCCAGGCGAATGCGATGGGACTCAAGGCCACCGGTCCGCTGCCAGCCGACACGCTGATGATCGCCGCCCGCGATGGGGCGTTCGACGGAGTGGTGGCCATGTACCACGACCAGGGACATATCGCGCTGAAATTGTTGGCCATGCACGCGGCGGTAAACGTAACGCTTGGCTTGCCGATTGTCCGCACCAGCGTGGCCCACGGCACCGCGTTCGATCGCGCCTGGCAAGGCACCGCTGAGACCACCGGCATGATCGCCGCGATTCAAACCGCCGCCAAACTCGCTTTGCAGCTCCCCTAG